The Azospirillum thermophilum genome contains the following window.
TACTGCCTGGGCCACGCGATCTCCGTCAGGCCGATCTTCGCCGCCTCGTGCAGCGCCCAGGCCGGGTCGGCCAGATGCGGGCGGGCGACGGCGCAGAGGTCGGCGCGGCCGGCGGCGATGACCGAATTGGCGTGGTCGGCCTCCGAAATGGCGCCGACCGCGATGGTCGGGATGCCCACCTCGTTGCGGATCTTGTCGGAGAAGGGGGTCTGGAACAGCCGGCCGTAGACCGGCTTCTCCTCCTTCGACACCTGTCCGGAGGAACAGTCGATCATGTCGGCCCCAGCCTCCTTGAACATGCGGGCGAAGATCGCCGCGTCGTCCGGCGTGTTGCCGCCCTCGACCCAGTCGTGGCAGGACAGGCGGACCGAGATGGGCTTGTCCTGCGGCCACACCGCGCGGATGGCATGGAACACCTCCAGCGGGAAGCGGGCGCGGTTTTCGTGCGACCCGCCATACTCGTCCTCGCGCCGGTTGGTCAGCGGCGACAGGAAGCTCGACAGCAGATAGCCGTGGGCGCAGTGCAGCTCCAGCCAGTCCGCCCCGGTCTCCGCGGCGAGTTTGGCGGAGCGGACGAAGTCGTCGCGCACCCGGTCCATGTCGGCCCGGTCCATCGCCCGCGGCACCTGCGAGTGCGGCAGGTACGGCAGGGCGGAGGCGGAGATCAGCGGCCAGCCCCCCTCCTCCAGCGGCTGGTCGATGCCCTCCCAGGCCAGCTTCGTCGCCCCCTTGCGCCCGGCATGGCCGAGCTGGATGCCGACCTTGGCGTCGCTGTTGGCGTGGATGAACGCCACCATGCGCCTCCAGCCGTCCCGTTGCTCCCCGTTCCACAGGCCGAGGCAGCCGGGGGTGATGCGGGCGTCGGGCGACACGCAGGTCATCTCGCCGAACACCAGCCCCGCCCCGCCCATGGCGCGGGCACCGAGATGCACCAGATGGAAGTCGCCGGCCACCCCGTCCGTCGCCGAGTACATCGCCATCGGCGACACAACGATGCGGTTGGGCAGCGTGACGCCGCGGATGCTGTAGGGGGTGAACATCGGCGGCAGCGCCCGCTCGCCCTCGGCCACCGTCAGGCCGCTGCGCCGGGCGAACCAGCGCTCGTACCCCTCCAGCCAGTCCTTGTCGCGCAGCCGCAGATTCTCGTGGCTGATGCGCTGCGAGCGGGTGAGCATGGAGTACATGAACTGCTCGGGCTCCAGCGTGTCGGCATAGCGGTCGCCGACCACCTCGAACCACTCCATGGCGTTGCGCGCGGCGTTCTGGATGCGCGCCACGTCGACCCGCCGCACCTCCTCATAGGCCTCCAGCACCTCGGGGATGCGCGCCGCGTCGTGGCCAAGGATCTGGAACTGGTTGGTCAGCTCGATGGCGTCGTCGATGGCGAGCTTGGTGCCCGACCCGATGGCGAAATGCGCGGTGTGGGCGGCGTCGCCCATCAGCACGACATGGCTGTTGCCGTTGAAGTGGCTCCACTTGCCGCAGATCAGCCGGTAGAAGTTCAGCCAGGCCGACCCGCGCAGGTGCCGCGCGTTGGTCATCAGCCTGGCGCCGTCCAGCACCTCGGCGAACAGCGTCTCGCAGAAGTCGATCGACTGCTGCTGGTCCATCTCGCCCAGCTTGTGGGCCTCGTAGGCCTCCTCCGTCGTCTCGACGATGAAGGTCGAGGTCTCGGCGTCGAACTTGTAGATGTGCGCCTGGAACCAGCCGTGCTCGGTCTTGCGGAAATCGAAGGTGAAGGCGTCGTACTGCTTGTGGGTGCCGAGCCAGATGTAGCGGTTCGGCCGCAGCAGCAGGTCGGGCTGGAAGACGTCCTCGTAGCGCTTGCGGATCTGCGACCACACGCCGTCCGACGCGATGATCAGGTCGGCGTCGGGGAACTCCAGGTCGGACTCGACCTCGCGTTCGAACACCAGCTCGACCCCCAGCGCCTCGCAGCGGGCCTGCAGGATGTTCAGCAGCCGCTTGCGGCCGATCCCGACGAAGCCGTGGCCGGTGGTGCGCAGGCGCCGGCCCTTGATCAGCAGCTCGATGTCGTCCCAGTGGTTGAAGGCCTGCTCGATCTCCGCCGCCGTCTCGGCGTCCCAGCGGCGCATCGCCTCCATGGTGGCGTCGGAGAAGACGACGCCCCACCCGAAGGTGTCGTAGGGGCGGTTGCGCTCCACCACCGTCACGGAATGCGCCGGGTGCAGCTTCTTCATCAGGAGTGCGAAGTAGAGCCCCGCCGGGCCGCCGCCGATGCAGACGATGCGCATGGAGTCCCCTCCCTGGTCGGGCGCCGTCCGCATCCTCCGGACCGGTCGCCCTGTCAATGTTTGACAATTCAAATATAGAGGCGTCAAAGGTCCCTGTCAACGACCGTGCCGGGACCACCGAGACCCCTTGCCCAGCCGTCGCCCCACACCGCGGCCTCCTCGGCTCGTGCCTCAGATCGTCACGGATCCGACGCTGGCGCCGCCGCAGACATAGAGGACCTGCCCGGTCACGAATCCGGCCTCGCGGGCGGCGAAGAAGGCCACGGCGTTCGCCACGTCCTCCGTCCGGCCCAGCCGCTTCACCGGGATGCTGGCGGCCAGCGCCGTCTCGCGCGCGCTGCCGGGGGTGATGACGTCCTGGAACATGGCGGTGTCCTGGATCGGGCCGGGCGCCACCACGTTGACGGTGATGCCGTGCGGCCCCAGCTCCAGCGCCCAGGTGCGCGCCATGCCGATCATGCCGGCCTTGGTCGCCGAGTAGGCGGTGCGGGTCTGCAGGCCCAGCGCCGCGCGCGACGACATCAGGACGACGCGCCCGAAGCCCGCCGCCTTCATCGCCGGCAGGGCGGCCTGCAGCAGGATCAGCGGCGCGCCGAGGTGGAGCTGCGTCAGGCCGTGCAGGTCGTCCTGCGCCACCTCCTCGACCAGCTTCGGCCAGATGACGCCGGCATTGTGGACGATGTGGCTGACGGCATGGCGCCGCGTCACCTCGGCCGCCGCCTCGGCGGTGGCGGCGGCGTCGAGCAGGTCGACCTCCAGCGCCTCCAGCCGCTCGTGGCTCCAGGACGGGCTGCGCCGCGCCAGCGACACCACCCGGTAGCCGTCCGCCAGCATCCGGCGGACGATCCCCTCGCCGATGCCGGTGCTGCCACCGGTGACGAGGGCGACGGGAACACTGCTCATTGGACATCTCCCGAGGCTGTGCGGTCACCCTCCCCCCGAGGGGGAGAGAGGGGGCCTCAGCCCCGCTTCTTCATCGCCCGCGTGTCGATGGCGGTCCCCGCCGCGACGATGCGGGCCACCAGCTCCTTCAACTGGCCGCGCTGGATCTTCTGGGTCGAGGTCAGCGGCAGCTCCTCCACGAAGGCGACCCAGCCCGGCGCCTTGTAGTAGGCGAGCCGCGACAGGCAGTGCGACACCAGACCGGCGGCCAGCGCCTCCCGCTCGCCCTCCCCCGCCGGCTCCTTCGTCACCACGCAGGCCAGCACCTCGTCGCCGCGCACCGCGTCGGGCGCCGCCGCCACCGCCACCGCCTTCACCGCGGGATGGCGCAGCAGCACCCCCTCCACCTCCACCGCCGAGATGTTCTCGCCGGACCGGCGGATCACGTTCTTCTTGCGGTCGACGAAGTGGAAGGAGCCGTCCGGCCCCCGCCGCACCACGTCGCCGGTGTGGAACCAGCCGCCGGCCCAGGCCTCGGCCGTCGCCTCGGCATCCTTCAGATATTCGCGGAAGAAGCCGAAGCGCGGGCTGTCGCCGGCCCGGCGGACCAGCAGCTCGCCCGGCTCGTCCGCCCCGGCCTCCCCGCCGCCCTCCGCCACCACCCGCACCTCGATGGAGGGGTGGACGCGGCCGAAGCAGTTCGACCCGACATGGCGCGGCTCCTCGCCGGCGGCGATCACCGCGCCGGCCCCCGTCTCGGTCATCGCCCAGGCCTCGATCAGCGGGAAGCCGAAGCGCGCCTCGAAGGGCGCCTGCAGCTCGCGCGGCACCCCGGCGCCGAAGCCGAAGCGCACCGCATGGTCGCGGTCGCGCGGGTCCTCCGGCAGGCCGATCAGCATGGAGGGCATGACGCCGAGATAATGGACGATGGTGGCGCCCGACTGCCGCACGCTGTCCCACCAGCTCCGCGGATGGAAGCGGTCCACCGCGATCAGGCAGCCGCCGGTGGCGACCATCGCCATGGCGCTGTAGGCCATCGCGTTCATGTGGAAGACCGGCAGCGGGGTCAGCATCCGCTCGGCGCCCGGCCGCATGGCGATCAGCCCGCCGGTCCCGCTGTACCAGCGCCCGGCCTCCAGGAAATACTCGTTGGGCAGGACGCAGCCCTTCGGCCGCCCGGTGGTGCCCGAGGTGTAGAGCAGCGCGCATTCGCTGTCGATGTCCGGCACCCCGCCCCGCGGCGGCGCGCTCGGCGCCGGGGGCGGCGCCTCGCCCGGCTCCACCACCGCCACCACGCGGGCCACCGCGGCGGCGGCGGCGAGGATGTCCTGCCGGCGCGACGGGATCGCCACCGCCGCCACCAGCTCCGAATGGCCGATCAGATATTCCAGCTCGGCCGAGCGCATGTCAGGGTTGATCGGCACCACCGAGATGCCGAGCCGGTTCAGCGCGAACCAGGTCAGGAAGAAGGCCGGCCGGTTCTCCAGCAGCAGCCCGACGCGGTGCCCATGGCCGTAGCCGGCGGCGCTCCAGGCCGCGGCGCTGCGCTCCACGAGAGCGGCGGCGGCGGCGTAGGAGATTTCCCCCGCCTCGATGCCGTAGATGCCGGCGGTTTCCGGCAGGACGGCCAGGAAGGGCCGGTCGGGCCAGGTGGCCGCCGCGTGGCCGAAGGCGTTGGCGACGGTGGCATGGTCGAGCATCGCCGGCCTCACGGGAAAAGCTGGATGTTGCCGAAGGCGGCGTCGCAGTTCACCAGATCGACGCGCTTCAGCGTCATCCGCAGCCGGCCGTCCACGACCGTCAGGTGGTGCGTCGCCCAGGCGGCGTAGAGCGTCTGCTCGTCCCGCCGCGCCTCGACATAGTGCATCGGCGTCCAGGTGACGTAGCGGTTGGCCCCCTCGTCGCGGACGTCGACCATCGGCGTCTGCAGCAGATGATGGCAGCGGCTCTGCGGCTGCTGCGAGAAGGTGCGCCGGCCCTTCAGCCGCTCCACCCGGACCTTCAGCAGCAGCAGGTCCTCGTACATCAGCGAGCAGGTCAGGCGCGGGTCGGTCTGCCCATGCTCCAGCGGCACCCAGTAATGGCCGTCGGGGGTGAACAGCTCCAGCCACTCCTCATGGCGCTGCTGGTCGAGCAGCCGCGCCTCGCGCGTCACGAACTCGACGAGCTGCGCGTCGGTCGGACTCCCGGTGATCGAAGCCGCGGAGATCGGAGTCGTCATGTCGGTCATGGTCTGCCCCTCACATCCCGGCGGTCATGTACTTGACCCAGGCGCGGAACTGGTTGCGCATCTGCCACTCGTTGGTGCCGTTGGTGACGGCCTCCCCCTCCACCCGTTCGCCGGGATCGTAGAGGCGCTGGACGTTGACCCAGGGATTGCCGTCGCTGGCCAGCGCCTCCTGGGCGCGCTCGTACATCTCCAGGTCGTCGTGGCCGACCACCGAGGTCGGGGCATTGACCAGGCGGTTGTACATCAGCGTGCGTTCCAGCAGCAGGTCGGGCGCGTCGACCAGCCGGAAGGTCCAGCTCTCGACCAGCGTGCGGTCGGCGGCGATCGGGCGGAACACGCGCAGGAGCTGGATCGGCCCCTTGATCATGATGTTGGGGAAATAGACGGTGTTGTGCCGCGCCTCGTCCATGATCGCCTTGGCGCGCTCCTCGCCGTAGGCCGCACTCATCTTCTCGAAGTATCCCGGCACCGCCGAATAGTCGGAGTGGATGGAGTGGCTGACGCCGGTATGGCCGTGTCCGTTCTCCCACACCCGGATCTTCATGTTCTCGAAGAACTCGTAGGGGCTGACGAAGGGCGCGAAGATCTCCACCGCCATCGGCTTGGGCGTGCCGGGCGGGGCGGCGTTCCACACCGACACCGCCGTCCCGGCCGAGCTTTCATGCGCGACCATCGGGTGGCAGGTGTCGGTCTGGTTCTCGACCAGCATCTTCCAGTTGCAGTTGTGCATGTAGCGCAGCACGCCGCCCGCCACCTCCAGCCGCCCGGCCGGCGAGCGGTCGATCATGTTGTCGAGGCTCGACAGGCTCTGCCCGAAATAGGTCTCGAACGCCTCGCCGCTCGCGGCCAGCCGGGCGAAGACGAAGCCGCGATAGTTCCGCACGTTGCCGACCGCGGTCATGCCCTTGGCGGCGTGGCTGTCCTCGAAGCCGGTGTTCTCGTAGCCCTTCTTCAGCGGGATCGACAGCAGGCTGCCGTCGGTCCTGAAGGACCAGGCATGGTAGGGGCAGCGGAAGAACTTGCCGGTATTGCCGCAGGGCTCGCCCGCCACCTTGACGCCCTTGTGCGGGCAGCGGTTGTAGAGGACGCGGACGCTGCCGTCGCTGTGGCGGACCATCACCACCGGCTGCCTGCCGATGGTCGTCGTGAAGAAATCGCCGGGGTTCGGCACCTGGCTGTCGTGGCCGACATAGACCCAGGCGTTGGCGAAGAGCTGCTCCATCTCCAGCTCGAAGACCTCGGGATCGGTGTAGAGATCCCGGTGGACCTCGGTCTCGCGCACCAGCCCGCGGATGGCGTCGACGTTTCCTCTGTATTTGCCCATGGAGTGTGTCCTCCCTTGATCGGACGGTGCGCCGCGCGTGTCGTGTCCCCTCGCCGGCGGAGCGGCGGGGACGGTCCCTTCCCTTACAAATCCAGCACCAGCCGCGGCGTCTTCGAGCGCGACACGCAGATCTGCATCACCGTGTTGGACGCCTTCTCCCGCTCGGTCAGCAGGTAGTCGCGGTGGTCGGGAACGCCGTCCAGCACGCTGACCTGGCAGATGCCGCAGTCGCCGCGCTTGCAGTCGTACATCGGGTCCATCCCGGCCTCGATCAGCACCTCCAGGATGGTCTTGTCCGGCGGCACGACGAAGCTGCGGCCGCTGCTCTCCAGCACCACCTCGAAGGACTGGTCGCCCTCCTGCGGCGCCGCCGCGGCGAAGATCTCGAAGCGCAGCCGCCCCTCGCTCCAGCCCAGCCGGCCGGCCGCCCCGCGCGCCGCCTCGATCATGGCGAGCGGCCCGCAGACATAGAGCGGCTCGCCCGCCGTCAGCCCGGCCATCAGGCCCGGCAGGTCGAAGACCCGCCCGGCCTCGTCGTCGGCATGGACCGCCAGCGCCCCGCCCGCCGCCGCCTCGCACTCCGCCAGGAAGGCGAGCTGGCCGCGGCTGCGCCCGGCGTAATGGAAGCGGAAGGGATGGCGGGAGGCCCGCAGCCACGCAGCCATGGACAGGATCGGCGTCACCCCGATGCCGCCGGCCACCAGCACCACCGGGGCATCCGCCGGTTCCAGCGGGAAGTTGTTGGCCGGCGGCGAGACGGTCACCCGGTCGCCCACCGCCAGCCCATGCATGTAGGCCGAGCCGCCGGTGCTCTTCTCCTCCAGCCGCACGCCCAGCAGATAGCTGTCCGGCCGGGTGGTGGCGCCGGGCTCCGGCCGCGGGTTGATCAGGCTGTAGGAGCGGTCGTCGCCGCCCGGCAGGCGCACCTTGACATGGGCGCCCGGCTCCCAGCTCGGCAGCGGCTCGCCATGCGGGCGGGCCAGCCGGATCGCCCGGACCAGCGGGGTCTCGCCGCGGATCTCCGTCACCACGAGGTCGAGGCTGTCCATCAGGCGGCTCCGTCCGTCAGCATGCTGTCGATGGTCTTCAGGGCGCCGTGCAGCCGGTCGCCCGTCTCGTCGATCAGGGCGACGTCGCGCAGGCGCCGTACCCAGTCGGCGGCATCCTCGCGCCCGGCCAGCTTCGGCACGGCGCCCATCACCCGGTCGAACTTGGAGGTGCCGCGCGAATGGGTGTCGGAATAGCCCTTCACCAGCCGGCGGCATTTCAGGATCTCGATCGCCAGGGCGCGGTCGGCGGCGGCATGGCCGAGCGCCAGCGTCATCCAGGCGTCGACATGCGCCATCTCGCGCCCGTGCCGCAGCGAGGACGGCCGGAAGCGCTTCAGCCCGGCCAGCAGATAGAGCGGCAGGAACCAGCCGACGGTGCCGGTGCGCACCCGCCGCCCGCGGTTCACCAGCCGGTCGAGCGCCTTGTGGAGTCCCGGCCGCGCTTCGATCGCCGCCCCCAGCCGCGCCGGAAGCGAGCCGCAGACCTCCTCCATGCGCGGGTGCATGAACTCGGTGGTGTAGACGATCTGGTCCGGCCTGGCCGCCACCTCCCGCCGCACGCGGTCGAAGCGGCTGGCGCGGATCTTCAGGTCGGCGACGCGGAACACGTCGTCATAGGCCAGCGCCACCGCGAGCTGCCGCGCCGCCTCGACGGTCAGCGCGAAGCCCGGCCGGTCGAACGGCAGGAAGT
Protein-coding sequences here:
- a CDS encoding PDR/VanB family oxidoreductase, with protein sequence MDSLDLVVTEIRGETPLVRAIRLARPHGEPLPSWEPGAHVKVRLPGGDDRSYSLINPRPEPGATTRPDSYLLGVRLEEKSTGGSAYMHGLAVGDRVTVSPPANNFPLEPADAPVVLVAGGIGVTPILSMAAWLRASRHPFRFHYAGRSRGQLAFLAECEAAAGGALAVHADDEAGRVFDLPGLMAGLTAGEPLYVCGPLAMIEAARGAAGRLGWSEGRLRFEIFAAAAPQEGDQSFEVVLESSGRSFVVPPDKTILEVLIEAGMDPMYDCKRGDCGICQVSVLDGVPDHRDYLLTEREKASNTVMQICVSRSKTPRLVLDL
- a CDS encoding Rieske 2Fe-2S domain-containing protein — encoded protein: MGKYRGNVDAIRGLVRETEVHRDLYTDPEVFELEMEQLFANAWVYVGHDSQVPNPGDFFTTTIGRQPVVMVRHSDGSVRVLYNRCPHKGVKVAGEPCGNTGKFFRCPYHAWSFRTDGSLLSIPLKKGYENTGFEDSHAAKGMTAVGNVRNYRGFVFARLAASGEAFETYFGQSLSSLDNMIDRSPAGRLEVAGGVLRYMHNCNWKMLVENQTDTCHPMVAHESSAGTAVSVWNAAPPGTPKPMAVEIFAPFVSPYEFFENMKIRVWENGHGHTGVSHSIHSDYSAVPGYFEKMSAAYGEERAKAIMDEARHNTVYFPNIMIKGPIQLLRVFRPIAADRTLVESWTFRLVDAPDLLLERTLMYNRLVNAPTSVVGHDDLEMYERAQEALASDGNPWVNVQRLYDPGERVEGEAVTNGTNEWQMRNQFRAWVKYMTAGM
- a CDS encoding AMP-binding protein, giving the protein MLDHATVANAFGHAAATWPDRPFLAVLPETAGIYGIEAGEISYAAAAALVERSAAAWSAAGYGHGHRVGLLLENRPAFFLTWFALNRLGISVVPINPDMRSAELEYLIGHSELVAAVAIPSRRQDILAAAAAVARVVAVVEPGEAPPPAPSAPPRGGVPDIDSECALLYTSGTTGRPKGCVLPNEYFLEAGRWYSGTGGLIAMRPGAERMLTPLPVFHMNAMAYSAMAMVATGGCLIAVDRFHPRSWWDSVRQSGATIVHYLGVMPSMLIGLPEDPRDRDHAVRFGFGAGVPRELQAPFEARFGFPLIEAWAMTETGAGAVIAAGEEPRHVGSNCFGRVHPSIEVRVVAEGGGEAGADEPGELLVRRAGDSPRFGFFREYLKDAEATAEAWAGGWFHTGDVVRRGPDGSFHFVDRKKNVIRRSGENISAVEVEGVLLRHPAVKAVAVAAAPDAVRGDEVLACVVTKEPAGEGEREALAAGLVSHCLSRLAYYKAPGWVAFVEELPLTSTQKIQRGQLKELVARIVAAGTAIDTRAMKKRG
- a CDS encoding SDR family NAD(P)-dependent oxidoreductase, translating into MSSVPVALVTGGSTGIGEGIVRRMLADGYRVVSLARRSPSWSHERLEALEVDLLDAAATAEAAAEVTRRHAVSHIVHNAGVIWPKLVEEVAQDDLHGLTQLHLGAPLILLQAALPAMKAAGFGRVVLMSSRAALGLQTRTAYSATKAGMIGMARTWALELGPHGITVNVVAPGPIQDTAMFQDVITPGSARETALAASIPVKRLGRTEDVANAVAFFAAREAGFVTGQVLYVCGGASVGSVTI
- a CDS encoding aromatic-ring-hydroxylating dioxygenase subunit beta, whose product is MTDMTTPISAASITGSPTDAQLVEFVTREARLLDQQRHEEWLELFTPDGHYWVPLEHGQTDPRLTCSLMYEDLLLLKVRVERLKGRRTFSQQPQSRCHHLLQTPMVDVRDEGANRYVTWTPMHYVEARRDEQTLYAAWATHHLTVVDGRLRMTLKRVDLVNCDAAFGNIQLFP
- a CDS encoding bifunctional salicylyl-CoA 5-hydroxylase/oxidoreductase; translation: MRIVCIGGGPAGLYFALLMKKLHPAHSVTVVERNRPYDTFGWGVVFSDATMEAMRRWDAETAAEIEQAFNHWDDIELLIKGRRLRTTGHGFVGIGRKRLLNILQARCEALGVELVFEREVESDLEFPDADLIIASDGVWSQIRKRYEDVFQPDLLLRPNRYIWLGTHKQYDAFTFDFRKTEHGWFQAHIYKFDAETSTFIVETTEEAYEAHKLGEMDQQQSIDFCETLFAEVLDGARLMTNARHLRGSAWLNFYRLICGKWSHFNGNSHVVLMGDAAHTAHFAIGSGTKLAIDDAIELTNQFQILGHDAARIPEVLEAYEEVRRVDVARIQNAARNAMEWFEVVGDRYADTLEPEQFMYSMLTRSQRISHENLRLRDKDWLEGYERWFARRSGLTVAEGERALPPMFTPYSIRGVTLPNRIVVSPMAMYSATDGVAGDFHLVHLGARAMGGAGLVFGEMTCVSPDARITPGCLGLWNGEQRDGWRRMVAFIHANSDAKVGIQLGHAGRKGATKLAWEGIDQPLEEGGWPLISASALPYLPHSQVPRAMDRADMDRVRDDFVRSAKLAAETGADWLELHCAHGYLLSSFLSPLTNRREDEYGGSHENRARFPLEVFHAIRAVWPQDKPISVRLSCHDWVEGGNTPDDAAIFARMFKEAGADMIDCSSGQVSKEEKPVYGRLFQTPFSDKIRNEVGIPTIAVGAISEADHANSVIAAGRADLCAVARPHLADPAWALHEAAKIGLTEIAWPRQYRSGKMQYETNLARAAALAGGPAK